A section of the Streptomyces sp. NBC_01591 genome encodes:
- a CDS encoding RidA family protein, with translation MAGAVEAKLAELGLTLPDVVPPLASYQPAVQSGVYVYTSGQLPMVDGKLAVTGKVGAEVTPDEAKELAKTCALNALAAVKSVAGDLDRIARVVKVVGFVASASDFTGQPAVINGASELLGAVLGDKGVHARSAVGVAVLPLDAPVEVEVQVELVGA, from the coding sequence GTGGCGGGCGCCGTCGAGGCGAAGCTCGCCGAGCTCGGGCTGACGCTGCCGGACGTCGTGCCGCCGCTGGCCTCGTACCAGCCGGCCGTGCAGTCGGGGGTGTACGTGTACACCTCCGGCCAGTTGCCGATGGTGGACGGCAAGCTCGCGGTCACCGGCAAGGTCGGTGCCGAGGTCACGCCCGACGAGGCCAAGGAGCTGGCGAAGACCTGCGCGCTCAACGCGCTGGCCGCCGTGAAGTCCGTCGCGGGCGACCTGGACCGGATCGCCCGTGTGGTGAAGGTCGTGGGCTTCGTCGCCTCGGCGTCCGACTTCACCGGGCAGCCCGCCGTGATCAACGGCGCCAGTGAGCTGCTGGGCGCGGTGCTGGGCGACAAGGGCGTGCACGCGCGCAGCGCGGTGGGCGTCGCGGTGCTGCCGCTGGACGCACCGGTGGAGGTCGAGGTCCAGGTCGAGCTGGTCGGGGCCTAG
- a CDS encoding DUF4177 domain-containing protein, with protein MTKWEYATVPLLVHATKQILDTWGEDGWELVQVVPGPNNPEQLVAYLKREKA; from the coding sequence ATGACCAAGTGGGAATACGCGACCGTGCCCCTTCTCGTGCACGCGACCAAGCAGATTCTGGACACCTGGGGCGAGGACGGCTGGGAGCTGGTCCAGGTCGTTCCCGGCCCGAACAACCCCGAGCAGCTCGTGGCCTACCTGAAGCGGGAGAAGGCGTAG
- a CDS encoding ArsA family ATPase codes for MSRFQVVSGKGGTGKTTVAAALALALATEGKRTLLVEVEGRQGIAQLFETESLPYEERKIAVAPGGGEVYALAIDAERALLDYLQMFYKLGSAGRALKKLGAIDFATTIAPGVRDVLLTGKACEAVRRKDKQNQYVYDYVIMDAPPTGRITRFLNVNDEVAGLARIGPIHNQAQAVMRVLKSPETAVHLVTLLEEMPVQETADGIAELRAAELPVGRVIVNMVRPHLLDEDTLRTAAGGRRKEIAKALTRAGVTGSAGLVRPLVEQAAEHAQRVELEREQRAVLAGLELPGYELPLIGEGMDPAGLYDLATELRKQGVSEGAGQGVGT; via the coding sequence GTGAGCAGGTTCCAGGTCGTCAGCGGCAAGGGCGGTACCGGTAAGACCACGGTCGCCGCCGCCCTCGCGCTTGCCCTCGCGACCGAGGGCAAGCGCACCCTTCTCGTGGAGGTCGAGGGCAGGCAGGGCATCGCCCAGCTCTTCGAGACGGAGTCCCTTCCGTACGAGGAGCGCAAGATCGCCGTCGCGCCGGGCGGCGGCGAGGTGTACGCCCTCGCGATCGACGCCGAGCGCGCCCTTCTCGACTACCTCCAGATGTTCTACAAGCTGGGCAGCGCGGGCCGGGCGCTCAAGAAGCTCGGCGCGATCGACTTCGCCACCACGATCGCGCCCGGCGTACGGGACGTGCTGCTGACCGGCAAGGCCTGCGAAGCCGTACGCCGCAAGGACAAGCAGAACCAGTACGTCTACGACTACGTGATCATGGATGCCCCGCCCACCGGACGCATCACCCGCTTCCTCAATGTGAACGACGAGGTGGCGGGGCTGGCCAGGATCGGCCCGATACACAATCAGGCACAGGCCGTGATGCGGGTGCTGAAGTCCCCCGAGACCGCCGTCCACCTGGTGACGCTGCTGGAGGAAATGCCGGTCCAGGAGACCGCGGACGGCATCGCCGAGCTGCGGGCCGCCGAACTGCCGGTGGGCCGGGTCATCGTGAACATGGTGCGGCCCCATCTGCTGGACGAGGACACCCTGCGCACCGCGGCGGGCGGCCGCCGCAAGGAGATCGCCAAGGCGCTGACCCGGGCCGGAGTGACCGGCTCCGCGGGGCTCGTGCGCCCCCTGGTCGAGCAGGCGGCCGAGCATGCCCAGCGGGTCGAGCTGGAGCGTGAGCAGCGTGCCGTGCTCGCGGGCCTGGAGCTGCCGGGGTACGAACTCCCGCTGATCGGCGAGGGGATGGACCCGGCCGGTCTCTACGACCTGGCGACCGAGCTCCGCAAGCAGGGCGTGAGCGAAGGGGCGGGACAAGGGGTGGGTACATGA
- a CDS encoding ArsA family ATPase, protein MTQRTDAATTARPDTAASVDTAAPTDPSASVDTAGSPAPAPALDTDGLLDDPDIRIVVCCGSGGVGKTTTAAALGVRAAERGRKVVVLTIDPARRLAQSMGIDSLDNIPRRVPGIEGEGAGELHAMMLDMKRTFDEIVEAHADAERARAILENPFYQSLSAGFAGTQEYMAMEKLGQLRARNEWDLIIVDTPPSRSALDFLDAPKRLGSFLDGKFIKLLMAPAKMGGRAGMKFLNVGMSMMTGTLGKLLGGQFLRDVQTFVAAMDTMFGGFRTRADATYKLLQAPGTAFLVVATPERDALREAAYFVERLAAEEMPLAGLVLNRVHGSDAARLSAEHALAAAENLDGVGIVDQTAGKAGLRDRTDRSATSPEAVPTPDNSEHEDTEDSEPTPGHVPDTPGTASVEELTAGLLRLHAERMQVVAREQRTRDRFTALHPEVAVTEVAALPGDVHDLEGLRAIGDRLATGSAPAGAV, encoded by the coding sequence ATGACACAGCGCACGGACGCGGCCACGACCGCAAGACCGGACACGGCCGCCTCGGTGGACACGGCCGCGCCGACGGATCCGTCCGCGTCGGTGGACACAGCCGGCTCCCCAGCACCCGCTCCCGCTCTGGACACCGACGGGCTGCTCGACGATCCGGACATCCGGATCGTCGTGTGCTGCGGTTCGGGCGGCGTGGGCAAGACCACGACCGCGGCAGCACTGGGCGTACGGGCGGCCGAGCGCGGCCGCAAGGTCGTCGTCCTCACCATCGACCCGGCCCGCAGACTCGCCCAGTCCATGGGCATCGACTCGCTGGACAACATCCCGCGCCGGGTGCCGGGCATCGAGGGCGAGGGCGCTGGGGAACTGCACGCCATGATGCTCGACATGAAGCGGACCTTCGACGAGATCGTCGAAGCGCACGCGGACGCCGAGCGGGCCCGCGCGATCCTGGAGAACCCCTTCTACCAGTCGCTGTCGGCCGGTTTCGCGGGCACGCAGGAGTACATGGCGATGGAGAAGCTCGGGCAGCTGCGCGCGCGCAACGAGTGGGACCTGATCATCGTCGACACCCCTCCGTCGCGCTCCGCGCTGGACTTCCTCGACGCACCGAAGCGGCTCGGCTCGTTCCTGGACGGAAAGTTCATCAAGCTGCTGATGGCCCCGGCGAAGATGGGCGGCCGGGCCGGGATGAAGTTCCTGAACGTCGGCATGTCGATGATGACCGGCACCCTCGGCAAACTGCTCGGTGGTCAGTTCCTGCGCGACGTACAGACCTTCGTCGCGGCGATGGACACCATGTTCGGCGGATTCCGTACCCGGGCCGACGCCACGTACAAACTGCTGCAGGCACCCGGCACGGCGTTCCTCGTCGTCGCGACGCCGGAGCGGGACGCGCTGCGCGAGGCGGCGTACTTCGTGGAACGGCTGGCCGCGGAGGAGATGCCGCTGGCCGGTCTGGTGCTCAACCGGGTCCATGGCAGCGATGCCGCCCGGCTCTCCGCCGAGCACGCCCTGGCCGCCGCGGAAAATCTTGACGGGGTCGGCATTGTGGATCAGACGGCCGGGAAGGCTGGACTTCGTGACCGGACCGACCGGTCGGCCACCTCTCCCGAGGCCGTTCCCACGCCCGACAACTCCGAGCACGAGGACACCGAAGACAGCGAGCCGACGCCGGGACACGTTCCCGATACACCCGGGACCGCTTCCGTCGAGGAGCTGACCGCAGGTCTGTTGCGGCTGCATGCCGAACGGATGCAGGTGGTCGCGCGCGAACAGCGCACACGCGACCGCTTCACCGCGCTGCACCCCGAGGTCGCCGTGACCGAAGTGGCCGCGCTGCCCGGTGACGTACACGACCTTGAGGGACTCCGGGCCATCGGGGACCGGCTCGCGACCGGTTCTGCCCCGGCCGGAGCTGTGTAG
- a CDS encoding WhiB family transcriptional regulator: MGWVTDWSAQAACRTTDPDELFVQGAAQNRAKAVCTGCPVRTECLADALDNRVEFGVWGGMTERERRALLRRRPTVTSWRRLLETARSEYEQSTGILPVTIGLDDDELHERYAAVG; encoded by the coding sequence ATGGGCTGGGTAACCGACTGGAGTGCGCAGGCAGCCTGCCGCACTACCGATCCGGATGAACTATTCGTACAAGGGGCAGCGCAGAACAGGGCCAAGGCGGTGTGCACCGGATGCCCGGTGCGGACCGAGTGCCTGGCCGATGCGCTGGACAATCGCGTCGAATTCGGCGTGTGGGGTGGAATGACCGAGCGGGAGCGCCGCGCATTGCTGCGCAGGCGGCCCACCGTCACGTCCTGGCGCCGGCTGCTGGAGACCGCGCGCAGCGAGTACGAGCAGTCGACGGGCATCCTGCCCGTGACGATCGGACTGGACGACGACGAACTGCACGAGAGGTACGCCGCGGTGGGATAG
- a CDS encoding transglycosylase domain-containing protein produces MPKKRSGGGLSTTQQAAKFLGVAALSGVVLAGIALPAAGALGLATKGTVEGFDEIPANLKTPPLSQRTTILDNKGGMIASVYSRDRTVVPLKDISPFMQQAIVAIEDARFYEHGAVDLKGILRALNRNVQTGGTAEGASTLTQQYVKNVFVEEAGDDPDKVAQATQQTMGRKVQELKYAIQVEEELGKKKILENYLNITFFGQQAYGIEAASQRYFSKSAKDLTLEESALLAGVVQSPSRYDPVNDTAEATKRRNMVLQRMADVGDISKAQADKAKATPIKLKVKKPQNGCITAVSGAGFFCDYVRHVFLTDPVFGKTKEDRAKIWNRGGLTIRTTLDPQSQQSVQASIKNHVYKSDKVATAVTLVQPGTGKIMGMGQSKPYGFGTNETQYNYSVNKAMGGSNYGFPTGSTFKPFLAAAAIEGGKPATQVYPSPYEMDYPNTVRSCGKPWVNDGVPKYHVENESETEKGPYALREAMEKSVNTYFVQMLQDIGMCPVSQITDKLGVVQGDGSKLPQNPSTLTLGSNGLSPLTMASAYAAFANRGTYCTPIAIESVNKADGSSLPVPKTSCSQAMSQTTADTVNTLLRGVVDSGTGQEAGLQSRDNAGKTGTTDARKNAWFVGYTPNMSGAVWVGSPSQSVEMERITIGGVYQDKVYGGQVPGPIWRDAMTGALNGVAAPPFTTVNIPDPPKGDDRDEDRDRGGDEGRPGAGGKKPGDKNPFPGITIPPDLIGGNTGGGHRGQTNGGTQGP; encoded by the coding sequence ATGCCAAAGAAGCGCTCGGGCGGGGGTCTCTCGACGACCCAGCAGGCCGCCAAGTTCCTCGGTGTCGCCGCACTCTCCGGAGTTGTGCTCGCGGGCATCGCGCTGCCGGCCGCCGGAGCACTGGGTCTGGCCACCAAGGGGACGGTCGAGGGATTCGACGAGATCCCGGCCAACCTGAAGACTCCGCCGCTGAGCCAGCGCACCACGATCCTGGACAACAAGGGCGGAATGATCGCCTCGGTGTACTCGCGCGACCGCACCGTGGTCCCGCTGAAGGACATCTCGCCGTTCATGCAGCAGGCGATCGTCGCGATCGAGGACGCCCGCTTCTACGAGCACGGGGCCGTCGACCTCAAGGGCATCCTGCGCGCGCTGAACCGCAACGTGCAGACGGGCGGGACCGCCGAGGGCGCCTCGACCCTCACCCAGCAGTACGTGAAGAACGTCTTCGTCGAGGAGGCGGGCGACGACCCGGACAAGGTCGCGCAGGCCACCCAGCAGACGATGGGCCGCAAGGTCCAGGAGCTGAAGTACGCGATCCAGGTCGAGGAAGAGCTCGGCAAGAAGAAGATCCTGGAGAACTACCTCAACATCACCTTCTTCGGGCAGCAGGCCTACGGCATCGAGGCCGCCTCCCAGCGCTACTTCTCCAAGTCGGCCAAGGACCTGACGCTGGAGGAGTCCGCGCTGCTGGCCGGCGTCGTACAGTCGCCGAGCCGCTACGACCCGGTCAACGACACGGCCGAGGCCACCAAGCGCCGCAACATGGTGCTCCAGCGCATGGCGGACGTCGGGGACATCTCGAAGGCCCAGGCCGACAAGGCGAAGGCGACCCCGATCAAGCTGAAGGTCAAGAAGCCGCAGAACGGCTGCATCACGGCCGTCAGCGGCGCCGGCTTCTTCTGCGACTACGTACGCCACGTCTTCCTCACCGACCCGGTCTTCGGCAAGACCAAGGAGGACCGGGCCAAGATCTGGAACCGGGGCGGCCTGACGATACGGACGACGCTCGACCCGCAGTCCCAGCAGTCGGTGCAGGCCTCGATCAAGAACCACGTCTACAAGTCGGACAAGGTCGCGACGGCCGTGACACTGGTCCAGCCGGGCACCGGCAAGATCATGGGCATGGGCCAGTCCAAGCCGTACGGCTTCGGGACCAACGAGACCCAGTACAACTACTCGGTCAACAAGGCCATGGGCGGCTCCAATTACGGCTTCCCGACCGGTTCGACGTTCAAGCCGTTCCTCGCCGCAGCGGCCATAGAGGGTGGCAAGCCGGCCACGCAGGTCTATCCGTCCCCGTACGAGATGGACTATCCGAACACGGTGCGGTCCTGCGGGAAGCCGTGGGTCAACGACGGTGTGCCGAAGTATCACGTGGAGAACGAGAGCGAGACCGAGAAGGGCCCGTACGCGCTGAGGGAAGCGATGGAGAAGTCGGTCAACACCTACTTCGTCCAGATGCTCCAGGACATCGGCATGTGCCCGGTCTCGCAGATTACCGACAAGCTCGGCGTGGTGCAGGGCGACGGCTCCAAGCTCCCGCAGAACCCGTCGACCCTGACCCTCGGCTCCAACGGTCTGTCGCCGCTGACGATGGCGAGCGCGTACGCCGCCTTCGCCAACCGCGGTACGTACTGCACGCCGATCGCCATCGAGTCGGTCAACAAGGCCGACGGCAGTTCGCTCCCCGTGCCCAAGACCTCCTGCTCGCAGGCGATGTCGCAGACGACGGCGGACACGGTCAACACACTGCTGCGCGGTGTGGTCGACTCCGGTACCGGTCAGGAGGCGGGTCTCCAGAGCCGCGACAACGCGGGCAAGACCGGTACGACCGACGCCCGTAAGAACGCCTGGTTCGTCGGGTACACGCCGAACATGTCCGGCGCCGTCTGGGTCGGCAGCCCGTCCCAGAGCGTCGAGATGGAACGCATCACGATCGGTGGCGTGTACCAGGACAAGGTGTACGGCGGTCAGGTCCCCGGGCCGATCTGGCGTGACGCTATGACGGGCGCCCTCAACGGCGTGGCCGCTCCCCCCTTCACCACGGTCAACATCCCGGACCCGCCGAAGGGCGACGACCGGGACGAGGACCGGGACCGCGGCGGGGACGAGGGAAGGCCCGGCGCCGGGGGCAAGAAGCCCGGTGACAAGAACCCGTTCCCCGGCATCACCATCCCGCCGGACCTGATCGGCGGGAACACCGGCGGCGGCCACCGCGGTCAGACCAACGGCGGCACGCAGGGCCCCTGA
- a CDS encoding GatB/YqeY domain-containing protein, giving the protein MTTLKSKLKEDLTTAMKARDELTSATLRLTLTAITKEEVSGKSARELSDDEVQKVIAREAKKRREAAEAFAQGGRTEQAEREKAEGEILDAYLPKQLSDDELGAIVASAVEEAKAAGAEGPRAMGAVMKIVNPKVAGRADGGRVAASVKKLLAG; this is encoded by the coding sequence ATGACCACGCTCAAGTCCAAGCTCAAGGAAGACCTCACCACGGCCATGAAGGCGCGTGACGAGCTGACCTCGGCCACGCTCCGGCTGACGCTCACCGCCATCACGAAGGAGGAGGTCAGCGGCAAGTCGGCCCGCGAGCTCTCCGACGACGAGGTGCAGAAGGTGATCGCCAGGGAGGCGAAGAAGCGCCGCGAGGCGGCCGAAGCCTTTGCCCAGGGCGGCCGGACCGAGCAGGCCGAGCGTGAGAAGGCGGAGGGCGAGATCCTCGACGCGTACCTGCCGAAGCAGCTGAGCGATGACGAGCTGGGCGCGATCGTGGCGTCCGCCGTCGAGGAGGCCAAGGCCGCCGGGGCCGAGGGGCCGCGCGCGATGGGCGCCGTCATGAAGATCGTGAACCCGAAGGTGGCGGGGCGCGCGGACGGCGGCCGGGTGGCCGCCTCGGTGAAGAAGCTCCTCGCGGGCTGA
- a CDS encoding metallophosphoesterase, translating to MRARYGVPLKVTAVGAAIGAAGLAYAAGFEARSFRLRRVTIPVLPHGARPLRVLQVSDVHMVSGQRKKRAWLQSLAGLRPDFVVNTGDNLSDPEAVPELLDALGPLMEFPGVYVFGSNDYYGPKLRNPARYLLEKAQGKHGLNGNAPAVGVLHNPWEPMRDAFDEAGWLGLSNTRGRLKIDGLEIAFTGLDDPHIKRDRYAEVSGGPETGADLSIGVVHAPYLRSLDAFTRDGYPLILAGHTHGGQLCIPFYGALVTNCDLDTDRVKGLSTHSVEDRRAYLHVSAGCGTNRYTPVRFACPPEATLLTLTARD from the coding sequence ATGCGCGCACGCTACGGAGTACCCCTGAAAGTCACGGCAGTCGGCGCGGCGATCGGCGCAGCCGGTCTCGCCTACGCCGCCGGATTCGAGGCCCGCTCGTTCCGCCTGCGACGGGTCACCATCCCCGTACTCCCGCACGGGGCACGCCCGTTGCGCGTGCTCCAGGTCTCCGACGTCCACATGGTGAGCGGCCAGCGCAAGAAGCGCGCCTGGCTGCAGTCGCTGGCCGGTCTGCGCCCGGACTTCGTCGTGAACACCGGCGACAACCTCTCCGACCCCGAGGCCGTGCCCGAGCTGCTCGACGCCCTCGGTCCGCTGATGGAGTTCCCGGGGGTGTACGTCTTCGGCTCCAACGACTACTACGGCCCCAAGCTCCGCAACCCCGCTCGCTACCTCCTCGAAAAGGCCCAGGGCAAGCACGGCCTCAACGGGAACGCACCCGCGGTCGGCGTCCTCCACAACCCGTGGGAACCGATGCGCGACGCCTTCGACGAGGCGGGCTGGCTGGGCCTGTCCAACACCCGCGGCCGCCTCAAGATCGACGGCCTGGAGATCGCCTTCACCGGCCTGGACGACCCGCACATCAAGCGCGACCGCTACGCGGAGGTGTCCGGCGGCCCCGAGACCGGCGCCGACCTCTCCATCGGCGTGGTCCACGCCCCCTACCTGCGCTCCCTGGACGCCTTCACCAGGGACGGCTACCCCCTGATCCTGGCCGGCCACACCCACGGCGGCCAGCTCTGCATCCCCTTCTACGGAGCCCTGGTCACCAACTGCGACCTGGACACGGACCGGGTCAAGGGCCTCTCCACCCACTCCGTCGAGGACCGCCGCGCCTACCTCCACGTCTCGGCGGGCTGCGGCACCAACCGCTACACCCCGGTCCGCTTCGCCTGCCCCCCGGAGGCGACCCTGCTGACCCTGACGGCCCGGGACTGA
- a CDS encoding TIGR02677 family protein, whose translation MEEPAPGTPPESGDASSAPGTDETRRRLDAYAYLSAPERLEYLAIMRVFCGTLLADPAVPDVMAKLRESGGPGAGLDGDTLTARLEQLERWGNLLRGSHTVKASSITEYQRSRARYQLSRLGEHVQRDADGVLAEADAAREVSNELLALVERGLRELAELVTEPGGIAPQDGLERVSTLFVQFAEFADSVRDFYAYLGQVLARYDLDSGEYQGFKELLLDYVEAITEDVAFRAPRISAALDTLWPRLPALLDRLDTHAQGLAGLSSQSEGRTESRVQRSRGRELADWEGLRGWFRDTDGQGSQVDQLRDATLRALQSLLANARRMLRSATGEMSRRRDLLRLARWFDEAAPQDAHDIAVAAFGLYGARHLGIPPATDEVVPAYTSWWTGPVVEVPVALRERGSRAQRGRTASVEDHSAQKERLREAARQRAADRRAAADELCSASGRFDGVRLTSAALSLLLELLATALGNAQLKRRAEAGGEEMPGFGLDAAWSEDADLGIRLTVHRTAGTRTLLRSADGDLLLDDLKLVVRRTAATADGEAGEEESTGGEASVAQSGTAHADTAEMSVS comes from the coding sequence ATGGAGGAACCCGCACCCGGCACCCCGCCGGAATCCGGTGACGCGTCTTCGGCACCCGGCACCGACGAGACGCGCCGACGCCTGGACGCGTACGCCTACCTGAGCGCGCCGGAGCGGCTGGAGTACCTCGCGATCATGCGGGTCTTCTGCGGGACGCTCCTGGCGGACCCGGCTGTCCCGGACGTCATGGCGAAGCTGCGTGAGTCCGGCGGGCCGGGTGCGGGACTCGACGGCGACACCCTCACAGCGCGGCTGGAGCAGCTGGAGCGGTGGGGCAACCTCCTGCGCGGCAGCCATACGGTGAAGGCGTCCAGCATCACCGAGTACCAGCGTTCCCGCGCGCGCTACCAGTTGTCGAGGCTGGGCGAGCACGTCCAGCGGGACGCCGACGGGGTGCTGGCCGAGGCCGACGCCGCCCGTGAGGTGAGCAACGAGCTGCTGGCCCTGGTCGAGCGCGGGCTCCGGGAGCTGGCCGAGCTGGTCACCGAGCCGGGCGGCATCGCCCCGCAGGACGGGCTGGAGCGGGTCAGCACGCTGTTCGTGCAGTTCGCCGAGTTCGCGGACTCCGTCCGGGACTTCTACGCCTACCTCGGCCAGGTGCTCGCCCGGTACGACCTGGACAGCGGCGAGTACCAGGGTTTCAAGGAACTGCTCCTGGACTACGTCGAGGCGATCACGGAGGACGTGGCCTTCCGCGCGCCCCGCATCTCGGCCGCACTGGACACGCTGTGGCCCCGTCTCCCGGCCCTGCTGGACCGGCTGGACACCCACGCCCAGGGCCTCGCCGGGCTTTCGTCGCAGAGCGAAGGGCGCACGGAGTCCCGGGTGCAGCGCAGCCGGGGACGCGAACTCGCGGACTGGGAGGGGCTGCGGGGCTGGTTCAGGGACACCGACGGGCAGGGCAGCCAGGTCGACCAGCTGCGGGACGCCACCCTGCGGGCCCTTCAATCGCTGCTGGCCAACGCCAGGCGGATGCTGCGCTCGGCCACCGGGGAGATGTCGCGGCGCCGGGACCTGCTGCGGCTGGCCCGGTGGTTCGACGAGGCCGCGCCGCAGGACGCGCACGACATCGCTGTCGCGGCCTTCGGTCTCTACGGTGCCCGCCACCTGGGCATACCGCCCGCCACCGACGAGGTGGTGCCCGCCTACACCAGCTGGTGGACCGGCCCGGTGGTCGAGGTCCCGGTCGCGCTGCGCGAGAGGGGCAGCCGCGCGCAGCGAGGCCGGACGGCGTCGGTGGAGGACCATTCCGCGCAGAAGGAACGGCTGCGGGAGGCAGCACGTCAGCGGGCTGCGGACAGGAGGGCGGCGGCTGACGAGCTGTGCAGCGCGTCCGGCCGTTTCGACGGCGTACGGCTCACCTCGGCGGCGCTGAGCCTGCTCCTGGAACTGCTGGCCACGGCACTCGGGAACGCGCAGCTCAAGCGGCGCGCCGAAGCGGGCGGGGAGGAGATGCCGGGCTTCGGTCTGGACGCGGCGTGGAGCGAGGACGCCGATCTGGGCATCCGGCTCACCGTGCACCGTACGGCGGGCACGCGGACGCTTCTCCGCTCGGCCGACGGGGACCTGCTGCTGGACGACCTGAAGCTGGTCGTCCGCAGGACGGCTGCCACAGCGGACGGTGAGGCGGGCGAAGAGGAGTCGACCGGGGGCGAGGCGAGTGTGGCGCAGTCAGGCACGGCGCACGCCGACACAGCGGAGATGAGTGTGTCGTGA